The Brassica napus cultivar Da-Ae chromosome C7, Da-Ae, whole genome shotgun sequence genomic interval AAATTTATCAATAGCTAGAAACATTTCGGTTTAACTAAAGCTTTTGTGGTCTGTAATGTATGCAGATAACTCATTGGCTATAGAGGCTACGAGCATTGCTTCTACAGTGATTACTCTATAAGGTACATTGTCAAGGTTATTATATGGTAAAACTACACCTTTAGTATATTCATTTCAACATTTTTGTAAAATCTAAAGGAATAAGAATCATCTGAGTCAAAAACTCGTTATCTCTTGTAAACGGAGATATCCGAGGCGGGTCTCTTGTTTCGAATCTAGTTTCGCAAAATCTCGTCGCATTCAGTGCAGAACTCATAACGAAGATTGCTGTTTTGTAATCACGCACTCTAACGCTTGTCACAGCTTCCTTCAAGGTCACAGCATTGTCTTTGTAAATCATGGCGCAGTCTTTGATTACCATTCCGAGAACACTGTTTTTCCCGTAGTCCTTCTCCTCGAGAATCTTGTCAGCCTTTGCTTCCAAGCTCCTCGACCTCTTCCCAGCGTTTTTCATCGAGGCCGTGGCTAATTCGCCCAGACTTTGTGCGGTTTTGCTCCGT includes:
- the LOC106401998 gene encoding pectinesterase inhibitor 12-like, which gives rise to MKFLINLAIMFFLLINIFTANTQSLIQTCCKKAAARDPKLRLDFCIKSLEGHQRSKTAQSLGELATASMKNAGKRSRSLEAKADKILEEKDYGKNSVLGMVIKDCAMIYKDNAVTLKEAVTSVRVRDYKTAIFVMSSALNATRFCETRFETRDPPRISPFTRDNEFLTQMILIPLDFTKMLK